Sequence from the Gloeocapsopsis dulcis genome:
TTTACCCAAACCTAACCGATACCAATCATTGCATACAGCGGTTGTCGGTTTTACTGGGCGTCCTTTAGAAGTACAAATTCGGACGCTGGAAATGCACCACATCGCCGAATATGGAATCGCTGCGCATTGGAAGTATAAGGAAACAGGAGGTTCTAGCCATAGTCACTTAAAGACTGGTGAGGAACGATTTACCTGGTTGCGGCAAATCCTCGAATGGCAAAATGATCTCAAAGACGTGAACGATGCTCAAGAGTATCTTGATAGTGTCAAAGATAACTTGTTTGAAGACGACGTTTATGTTTTTACCCCTAAAGGTGATGTCGTTTCGCTAAGCGCAGGTGCAACACCAGTTGATTTTGCCTATCGTATTCATACAGAAGTCGGCAATCATTGTTGTGGAGCGCGCGTTAATGAGCGGATGGTAACATTAGATACGCGGTTGAAGAACGGCGATATCGTAGACATTCTGACTCAAAAGAATAGCCATCCAAGTTTAGATTGGCTAAACTTTGTCATGACAACTGGGGCAAAAAATCGAATTCGTCAATGGTACAAGCGATCGCATCGTGACGAAAATGTGGCAAGGGGACGCGAGTTGTTAGAAAAAGAACTCGGCAAAACGGGTTTTGAGGCGCTACTTAAATCAGAACCCATGCAAGCAGTAGCCGAAAAATGTAACTATCATAGCGTAGACGATCTCCTAGCAGGGTTGGGTTACGGTGAAATTACACTAAATCTCGTTCTCAACCGCTGGCGGGAAATTATTAAAGCCGAACAACCGATCGCCCAGACGGTAGCCATTCCTGTACCATCTTCCACCAAAGCACTCAAAGAAGCACCGCTACCAAGTTCGCGGGCAAGTGATTCTCCTATTGCTGGAGTAGAAGGCTTGCTGTATCACTTGGCTAAATGTTGCACCCCCATTCCAGGCGAATCAATTATTGGGGTAGTGACGCGCAATAGTCGCGGTATTTCAATCCATCGTCAAGGATGTCAGAATGTTGAAAATGTTGAAGGCGATCGCTTAATTCCAGTTAGCTGGAATCACAATAACTCAGAAAGAAACCGCCCCCAGACTTACACCGTCAACATTCAAATTGAAGCAATTGATCGTGTGGGAATTCTCAAAGATATTCTGTCACGCCTCAGCGATCACGGAATTAACGTGCGCAATGCTCAAGTCAAAACATCCAATGGGCAACCTGCTTTAATTGATTTAGGCATTGATATCCGCGATCGCGAACAACTCGATCGTGTTTTTGTACAGATAAAAAAAATGAGCGATGTCATCAACTTGCGTCGCATTAGTCAAGCTGAAGATTAACATTTAGCACTTAGTGACTTCACACATGTCTTGATCTGACTTGTTATGATTGCGTCGTCAGTTGCAGTTGCTCAGTGCATCAACTAATGTCGGCGAGGACACCTCGCCGCCCGTTGATATATCAAGTTGGCTTGCAGTTTTAGCTTAAATTCTTGGCAATTTTTAACTGACTCGAATAATTCTATTAATAGGCATTCCCCGCACTGCTTGGCAATATTTATTGCTACTAAATGCTGATTTGATGTTGAACTATCATCAGTGTTGTACTGTACTAGTTTAGGCTGGAAAGATTTGATACTTTTCAAAGTATTTGTAGTATTTTGATCGCTTTGACAAGTGTTATTTGTTTCAGATTCGGCGTGCGAGGTTAGCACATGAGTAGATTGCCTCCTGATCGCTGAGCGAAAATTACTTTTTGTAACTTCTTCTGCAAAAGCTTGTGACAGTAAACCCCATAATTTATAACCAACATTTTTTATGTAATTAGCTTCATATCCATAACTTTCTGCAATTTCTGGATAGGTTTTCCCTTCCCACGATTGCCGTAAGATTAGCTCTTGTAAATTACTCAAAAAAAAATTTTCTAAAGCTGTATCTATGACAACTAATGCTTCTTCAATATCCATTATTCAACTATATAGCAATATTTATAGTACTTTATTTTGCTTCCTAGCTTACCCGCAGTTTTACAGACGTCAAATCAGTGAGTTCACCGAACTTTAACAAATTCTCCAAAAATTTTTCATGACATGTGACTTTAGATGACTTTAAGTGACAGACAAAAATCTGTGAATATACTTAAATTTGATTTAACTCCAACTTAAAGCAAAACGGCAGCGAACCACATAAGTGTATTTATCAGGTTTCTTCCGAGAAAATACGCAAAATATTAACGAAATCTATAGTTTTTATCTCGTATCAAGAATTAGGAAATATAGGAGAAATTAAAATGGGAAATTACATTGGCACTAATGAAGCTGACTATATATTAGGTTCAAGTTCTGGAGACACAATTTATGGCTATAAAGGCAACGATACCCTAGTTGGTGACGCTGGAAACGACAGTCTCTTTG
This genomic interval carries:
- a CDS encoding RelA/SpoT family protein; translation: MNAAVSTVTHATSAVAFEVELPQWLQNCLVAPQDSHQPSEPDNSLICKAFSFAYDLHQGQYRKSGEPYICHPIAVAGLLRDLGGSSAMIAAGFLHDVVEDTDISIEEIEQRFGNEVRQLVEGVTKLSEFSQKFSSKTERQAENFRRMFLAMAKDIRVIVVKLADRLHNMRTLEHLAPEKQRRIALETREIFAPLANRLGIGRFKWELEDLAFKYLEPEAYRQIQDLVAEKRVNREARLTRVVDVLKARMEQAEINCVDISGRPKHLYGIYQKMQRQQKEFHEIYDIAAIRIIVNSKEECYRALAEVHDAFKPIPGRFKDYIGLPKPNRYQSLHTAVVGFTGRPLEVQIRTLEMHHIAEYGIAAHWKYKETGGSSHSHLKTGEERFTWLRQILEWQNDLKDVNDAQEYLDSVKDNLFEDDVYVFTPKGDVVSLSAGATPVDFAYRIHTEVGNHCCGARVNERMVTLDTRLKNGDIVDILTQKNSHPSLDWLNFVMTTGAKNRIRQWYKRSHRDENVARGRELLEKELGKTGFEALLKSEPMQAVAEKCNYHSVDDLLAGLGYGEITLNLVLNRWREIIKAEQPIAQTVAIPVPSSTKALKEAPLPSSRASDSPIAGVEGLLYHLAKCCTPIPGESIIGVVTRNSRGISIHRQGCQNVENVEGDRLIPVSWNHNNSERNRPQTYTVNIQIEAIDRVGILKDILSRLSDHGINVRNAQVKTSNGQPALIDLGIDIRDREQLDRVFVQIKKMSDVINLRRISQAED